A single genomic interval of Halorubrum aethiopicum harbors:
- a CDS encoding carbohydrate kinase family protein yields the protein MGRAMSDEVEPTVDPDLEPEAETGPPAVISAGHINWDVTIHVDELPERDGETRIERLEQSGGGSAANVAVGVVGLGGQSVVFGSVGGDESGALALRELASAGVDPGHVLVDADAPTSVTYVIVDGNGELLMLANEGANESFSAGDLDRETLAAADHLHLTGQKPETAAALATTAAELGPTRSFDPGRRVTDRGYDAALHAADLIFVNDREADALADATDIDPRAPDDRVVAVKHGGDGATVHTPHGDVSHPGFDVDAVDTAGAGDAFAAGFLGAALREPAIADGGFTHDPREYQVPLLVANACGAIAAGTVTARADLSWDRVRSIMGESPEADLLIEIRA from the coding sequence GTGGGCCGAGCCATGAGCGACGAGGTCGAACCCACGGTCGATCCGGATCTCGAACCCGAGGCCGAAACCGGACCGCCGGCGGTGATCTCCGCGGGCCACATCAACTGGGACGTGACGATCCACGTCGACGAGTTGCCCGAACGCGACGGGGAGACGCGGATCGAGCGGCTCGAGCAGTCCGGCGGCGGCAGCGCCGCCAACGTCGCGGTCGGCGTCGTCGGCCTCGGCGGCCAGTCGGTCGTCTTCGGCAGCGTCGGCGGCGACGAGTCCGGCGCGCTCGCCCTCCGAGAGCTCGCGAGCGCGGGCGTCGACCCCGGCCACGTCCTCGTCGACGCCGACGCGCCGACCTCGGTCACCTACGTGATCGTCGACGGGAACGGCGAGCTGTTGATGCTCGCCAACGAGGGCGCGAACGAGTCGTTCTCGGCGGGCGACCTCGACCGGGAGACGCTCGCGGCCGCCGACCACCTCCACCTGACCGGCCAGAAGCCGGAGACCGCGGCCGCGCTGGCGACGACCGCGGCCGAACTCGGGCCGACCCGGAGCTTCGACCCCGGCCGCCGGGTGACCGACCGCGGGTACGACGCCGCGCTCCACGCCGCGGACCTGATCTTCGTGAACGACCGCGAGGCGGACGCGCTGGCTGACGCGACCGACATCGACCCGCGAGCGCCGGACGACCGGGTCGTGGCGGTCAAACACGGTGGCGACGGCGCGACCGTCCACACCCCCCACGGCGACGTCTCGCATCCGGGGTTCGACGTCGACGCGGTCGACACCGCGGGCGCGGGCGACGCGTTCGCCGCGGGCTTTCTCGGCGCGGCGCTCAGAGAGCCGGCGATCGCGGACGGCGGCTTCACGCACGACCCGCGCGAGTACCAGGTTCCCCTGCTCGTCGCCAACGCCTGCGGCGCGATCGCGGCCGGAACCGTCACCGCCCGCGCGGACCTCTCGTGGGACCGGGTCCGATCGATCATGGGCGAGTCGCCGGAGGCGGACCTGCTGATCGAGATCCGCGCGTAG
- a CDS encoding MazG-like family protein, with protein MDAQDRVSAFVDEHGLEADLAYRVLDLESEVGEVAKEVTTSTGYGSAPEAAEIATDEVGDCLFALLAVAEAADVDAGEALAVALEKYEERIETTGGAGSGE; from the coding sequence ATGGACGCGCAGGACCGCGTTTCGGCGTTCGTCGACGAGCACGGGCTGGAGGCCGACCTCGCGTACCGCGTGCTCGACCTCGAGAGCGAGGTCGGCGAGGTCGCGAAGGAGGTGACGACCTCGACCGGCTACGGGTCGGCCCCCGAAGCCGCGGAGATCGCGACCGACGAGGTCGGCGACTGCCTGTTCGCGCTGCTCGCGGTCGCCGAGGCGGCCGACGTCGACGCCGGGGAAGCGCTGGCGGTCGCCCTCGAGAAGTACGAGGAGCGGATCGAGACGACCGGCGGGGCCGGCTCGGGCGAATAG
- the npdG gene encoding NADPH-dependent F420 reductase → MDIAILGGTGDIGEGLALRLAADTSHEVLVGSRDAEKAETKAEEYTTELDSRGLDREVYGFENVAAAERADVVVLAVPPYHVGDTIEAIADALDDGDVLVSPATGMKRDEEGFHYHKPGAGSVTRIAADAAPEGVAVVGAFHNLAAARLANLDADLGIDTLVIGDDEDAKGIVADIAEGIEGLRALDAGGIANAPEIEGLTPLLINVASNNKGLHDLGIRFQ, encoded by the coding sequence ATGGACATCGCGATACTCGGCGGCACCGGCGACATCGGGGAGGGGCTCGCGCTCCGCCTCGCCGCCGACACCTCCCACGAGGTGCTGGTCGGCTCGCGGGACGCCGAGAAGGCCGAGACGAAAGCCGAGGAGTACACGACGGAGCTCGACAGCCGCGGGCTCGACCGCGAGGTGTACGGGTTCGAGAACGTCGCGGCCGCCGAGCGGGCGGACGTGGTCGTGCTCGCGGTCCCGCCGTACCACGTCGGCGACACCATCGAGGCGATCGCCGACGCCCTCGACGACGGCGACGTCCTCGTCTCGCCGGCGACCGGGATGAAACGTGACGAGGAGGGGTTCCACTACCACAAGCCCGGCGCGGGCTCCGTCACGCGGATCGCGGCGGACGCGGCCCCGGAGGGAGTCGCCGTCGTCGGCGCGTTCCACAACCTCGCGGCGGCGCGGCTCGCGAACCTCGACGCGGACTTGGGGATCGACACTCTCGTGATCGGCGACGACGAGGACGCGAAGGGGATCGTGGCCGACATCGCCGAGGGGATCGAGGGACTCCGGGCGCTCGACGCCGGTGGGATCGCGAACGCCCCCGAGATCGAGGGGCTCACGCCGCTTCTCATCAACGTCGCGAGCAACAACAAAGGGCTCCACGACCTCGGGATCCGGTTCCAGTAG
- a CDS encoding polyprenyl synthetase family protein, whose amino-acid sequence MEYLERRVALVEDRLEEVIDRVEPEELSDELAHVVLAGGKRVRPAVTILACEAFDGDPDDAVDFAAGIEFVHNASLVIDDIIDRSDVRRGTPSAWAEFGYGPAMITSDGLLGEAFALFSADERAMRTVAEAMVELGEGEATELAARPTTEAEYMELARRKTGALFRAAAELGAVAGGAEPAAIESFGEYAERVGVAFQMRDDVLDATADADDLGKPTGQDAEMDRPSVVQVTSLSPEEVDERAREQSELALAALEDADPPETEAIEYLRDLAEFVVVRER is encoded by the coding sequence ATGGAGTACCTGGAGCGCCGGGTCGCGCTGGTCGAGGACCGTCTCGAGGAGGTCATCGACCGCGTCGAGCCCGAGGAGCTGTCCGACGAGCTCGCCCACGTCGTGCTCGCGGGCGGCAAGCGCGTCCGCCCGGCGGTGACGATCCTCGCCTGCGAGGCGTTCGACGGCGACCCCGACGACGCGGTCGACTTCGCGGCCGGCATCGAGTTCGTCCACAACGCCTCGCTCGTGATCGACGACATCATCGACCGCTCCGACGTCCGGCGCGGGACGCCCTCCGCATGGGCCGAGTTCGGCTACGGCCCGGCGATGATCACGAGCGACGGGCTGCTCGGCGAGGCGTTCGCGCTCTTCTCGGCCGACGAGCGCGCGATGCGGACCGTCGCCGAGGCGATGGTCGAGCTCGGCGAGGGGGAGGCGACCGAGCTCGCCGCCCGCCCCACCACCGAGGCCGAGTACATGGAGCTGGCACGCCGGAAGACCGGCGCGCTGTTCCGCGCGGCCGCGGAGCTCGGCGCGGTCGCCGGCGGCGCGGAGCCCGCGGCGATCGAGTCGTTCGGCGAGTACGCCGAGCGCGTCGGCGTCGCCTTCCAGATGCGCGACGACGTGTTGGACGCCACCGCCGACGCCGACGACCTCGGCAAGCCCACCGGCCAGGACGCCGAGATGGACCGCCCCTCGGTCGTCCAGGTGACCTCGCTCTCTCCCGAGGAGGTCGACGAGCGGGCCAGAGAGCAGTCCGAGCTCGCGCTCGCCGCGCTCGAGGACGCGGACCCGCCCGAGACCGAGGCGATCGAGTACCTCCGGGACCTCGCGGAGTTCGTCGTCGTCCGCGAGCGGTAG
- a CDS encoding phosphoribosyltransferase family protein: MNRAEKAALQLQAVAVLRTLKETRTYEELSTLTGLPAGDLNRYVNGHVLPGADRAREVVSEVGRDALADELVARVAFDDEGYVDNSEVVFDQSFLDLVAPVAAETFEFASPDVVLTAATDGITLGAAMASFFDARLAYAKKSKETAVEEFIESRQRLASGIELTYYLPRRAIEAGDTVLVVDDLIRSGETQELLLDIALQADADVGGVFTLIAVGDEGMRRAREIIDAPVGALTTFE, encoded by the coding sequence ATGAATCGCGCAGAGAAGGCGGCCCTCCAGCTACAGGCGGTCGCCGTGTTGCGGACGCTGAAGGAGACGCGGACGTACGAGGAGCTGTCGACGCTGACGGGGTTGCCGGCGGGCGACCTGAACCGGTACGTGAACGGCCACGTGCTCCCCGGAGCCGACCGGGCTCGCGAGGTCGTCTCCGAGGTCGGCCGCGACGCCCTCGCCGACGAACTCGTCGCCCGCGTCGCCTTCGACGACGAGGGGTACGTCGACAACTCGGAGGTCGTCTTCGACCAGTCGTTCCTCGACCTCGTCGCGCCCGTCGCCGCCGAGACGTTCGAGTTCGCCTCCCCCGACGTGGTGTTGACCGCCGCGACCGACGGGATCACCCTCGGGGCGGCGATGGCCTCCTTCTTCGACGCCCGACTGGCGTACGCCAAGAAGTCGAAGGAGACCGCCGTCGAGGAGTTCATCGAGTCGCGCCAGCGGCTCGCATCCGGCATCGAGCTCACCTACTACCTCCCGAGACGCGCCATCGAGGCCGGCGACACCGTCCTCGTCGTCGACGACCTGATCCGCTCCGGCGAGACCCAGGAGCTCCTCCTGGACATCGCGCTCCAGGCCGACGCCGACGTCGGCGGCGTGTTCACGCTCATCGCCGTCGGCGACGAGGGAATGCGCCGGGCCCGCGAGATAATCGACGCGCCGGTCGGCGCGCTGACCACCTTCGAGTAG
- a CDS encoding NCS2 family permease, with product MGIADTLATRFDVDEHGSDFRTELVAGVTTFLAMSYIIVVNPFILAEAIQIPGYEFFEVVQMIAIATILSSALATLVMSLYANRPFGLAPGLGLNAFFAFTVVLGLGIPWETALAAVFVEGILFMALTAVGAREYVIRLFPEPVKRSVGAGIGLFLLFIGFQELQIVVPDEATLVTLGGIFGNPWAILGILGLAFTFGLWARGITGSIVIGILTTSVVGWGLTLAGLFERGVVTPESLPSAQYDITPLAGAFVDGLADVEPLTFALVVFTFFFVDFFDTAGTLIGVSQFGDFLDEDGDLPEMDKPLMADAVGTTAGAMLGTSTVTTFIESSTGVEEGGRTGLTALVVALLFLASLAVIPLVAAIPAYASFIALIVVGVMMLQGLVEVDWSDPAWAVSAGLTVTVMPFAYSIADGLAAGIVAYPLIKVATGEYDDVDRGQYVIAALLVVYYVLQTRDVIL from the coding sequence ATGGGAATCGCAGACACGCTGGCGACGCGGTTCGACGTCGACGAGCACGGGTCGGACTTCCGGACCGAGTTGGTGGCGGGGGTCACGACGTTCCTCGCGATGTCGTACATCATCGTGGTGAACCCGTTCATCCTCGCCGAGGCGATCCAGATCCCGGGCTACGAGTTCTTCGAAGTGGTCCAGATGATCGCGATCGCGACGATCCTCTCCTCGGCGCTCGCGACGCTCGTGATGTCGCTTTACGCCAACCGACCGTTCGGGCTCGCGCCCGGGCTCGGGCTCAACGCGTTCTTCGCGTTCACCGTCGTGTTGGGCCTCGGGATCCCGTGGGAGACGGCGCTCGCGGCCGTCTTCGTCGAAGGGATCCTGTTCATGGCGCTGACCGCGGTCGGGGCACGCGAGTACGTCATCCGGCTGTTCCCCGAGCCGGTGAAGCGCTCGGTCGGAGCCGGTATCGGGCTGTTTCTGCTGTTCATCGGCTTTCAGGAGCTTCAGATCGTCGTCCCCGACGAGGCGACGCTCGTCACGCTCGGCGGGATCTTCGGGAACCCGTGGGCGATCCTGGGAATCCTCGGGCTCGCGTTCACCTTCGGCCTCTGGGCGCGCGGGATCACGGGCTCGATCGTGATCGGCATCCTGACGACCTCCGTCGTCGGCTGGGGACTCACGCTCGCCGGGCTCTTCGAGCGCGGCGTCGTCACTCCGGAGTCGCTGCCGTCCGCCCAGTACGACATCACGCCGCTCGCCGGCGCGTTCGTCGACGGGCTCGCGGACGTCGAGCCGCTCACGTTCGCCTTGGTCGTGTTCACGTTCTTCTTCGTCGACTTCTTCGACACCGCCGGGACGCTCATCGGCGTCTCGCAGTTCGGCGACTTCCTCGACGAGGACGGCGACCTGCCGGAGATGGACAAGCCGCTGATGGCCGACGCGGTCGGCACCACCGCCGGCGCGATGCTCGGCACCTCCACCGTGACGACGTTCATCGAGTCGTCGACCGGCGTCGAGGAGGGCGGCCGCACCGGACTCACCGCGCTCGTCGTCGCGCTCCTCTTTCTCGCGTCGCTCGCCGTGATCCCGCTGGTGGCCGCCATCCCGGCGTACGCCTCCTTCATCGCGCTGATCGTCGTCGGCGTGATGATGCTCCAGGGGCTCGTCGAGGTCGACTGGAGCGACCCCGCGTGGGCCGTCTCGGCCGGGCTCACCGTCACCGTGATGCCGTTCGCCTACTCCATCGCCGACGGGCTCGCGGCCGGCATCGTGGCGTACCCGCTGATCAAGGTCGCGACCGGCGAGTACGACGACGTCGACCGCGGCCAGTACGTCATCGCGGCGCTGCTCGTCGTCTACTACGTGCTCCAGACGCGCGACGTGATCCTCTAG
- a CDS encoding glutathione S-transferase N-terminal domain-containing protein: protein MTELKLYELEGCPYCAKVKEKLAELDLEYESIMVPRPHGERTEVEEVSGQTGVPVLVDEANGIDAMPESDDIVEYLEETYGGAS from the coding sequence ATGACGGAGCTGAAACTCTACGAGCTGGAGGGGTGCCCGTACTGCGCGAAGGTCAAAGAGAAGCTCGCCGAGCTCGACCTCGAGTACGAGTCGATCATGGTCCCGCGCCCGCACGGGGAGCGGACCGAAGTCGAGGAGGTGAGCGGCCAGACGGGCGTTCCCGTCCTCGTCGACGAGGCGAACGGGATCGACGCGATGCCCGAGAGCGACGACATCGTCGAGTACCTCGAGGAGACGTACGGCGGCGCGAGCTAG